In Zingiber officinale cultivar Zhangliang chromosome 8B, Zo_v1.1, whole genome shotgun sequence, a single genomic region encodes these proteins:
- the LOC122014712 gene encoding protein DEHYDRATION-INDUCED 19-like — translation MDSDLWISRLAAAKRHYSTQHQQNVQSDRLSIDEFEMEEEPRPDFTCPYCYEDHDISSLCSHIEEEHAFESTAAVCPICSIKVAKDMLNHITLQHGHIFKLQRRRRLRRFAIPSNQTLSLLGRDLREAHLQILLGNAGRRNNNEESNIASDSFLSSLFMNFPTSEVEESSKPSTDDNAFLKTESDLPSFISSLSSSLTHEQKEQRRKQATVRATFVQDLLFSTLFDD, via the exons ATGGATTCCGATCTCTGGATCTCTCGCCTTGCAGCCGCAAAGAGGCATTACTCGACCCAGCATCAACAGAATGTTCAATCAG ATCGTTTGAGCATCGACGAATTTGAGATGGAGGAGGAGCCCCGTCCCGATTTCACCTGCCCGTATTGCTACGAGGATCACGACATCTCGTCCCTGTGTTCCCATATTGAAGAGGAGCACGCGTTCGAATCTACTGCTGCT GTTTGCCCGATCTGCTCTATTAAGGTTGCAAAAGACATGCTGAATCATATCACACTTCAACATGGGCACATATTCAAG TTGCAGAGACGTCGAAGGTTACGCAGATTTGCCATCCCTAGCAATCAGACACTTTCTCTTTTGGGGAGGGACCTTCGTGAGGCTCATCTGCAGATTCTTTTGGGAAATGCTGGTCGTAGAAACAACAATGAGGAATCCAACATAGCTTCTGATTCATTTCTTTCATCACTTTTTATGAACTTTCCAACATCTGAGGTAGAAGAATCATCAAAGCCATCCACTGATGACAATGCATTTCTGAAAACGGAATCAGATCTACCCTCTTTCATTTCCAG TTTGAGCTCTTCATTAACACACGAGCAAAAGGAACAAAGGCGAAAACAGGCCACAGTTCGAGCAACATTTGTGCAAGACCTACTTTTCTCCACTCTTTTTGATGATTAA